The region CCCCTTAGACGCGTACTATAAATTAAGACATATCATCGAAGAAATTAATGGACTGATAGCGCTATATTCGGATTCTGAAAATCCATCTTTCGTCTCACCTGCAATCGGAAACGTGTGCTTTGCGAGCTCGGAGTACAATGTCTGTTTCACCCTGAAATCTTTCGCGGCGCTTTACGCTAAGATCCATCCCTCGCTTAACGCCAATGAATTTTCAAAACGACTATGGGGAGATATATACTTTAACTCGAAAACGCGGAAATTTACGAAAAAACCGCCACACAATACCGCACAGCGCAGCTTTATTGAATTCATTCTCGAGCCATTGTACAAGATCTTCGCGCAAGTTGTCGGCGATgttgacacaactttacccgatGGTTAGTCAATATTTCTAAATTAAACTTAGTAGATTTCGTTCACCGTGAAATAACATTGCAACTTAATTCCACAGTACTGGACGAATTAGGCATAAGACTAACATCagaagaaatgaaaatgaatattagACCTCTGTTGAGATTGGTATGCACGCGTTTCTTGGGAGACATGTGCGGATTAGTCGATATGTGTGTGGCCCACGTTCCTAGTCCTCAGTCACACGCACCGGTCAAAGTTCAACACGTGTACACAGGCTCTATGGATTCGTCTCTCGCGCAGGATATGATCAATTGCGATCCTGACGTTAGTACTTGCGAAATATTTACACTACGAGTATTTCGTGTCCTACCACATAGATTTTAACACGGAAACGATATTTACAGGGCAGGCTAATGATTCACAGCACAAAAATGTATCCTACCGAGGACTGTACTCTATTCGTGGTCCTCGGAAGGGTAATGTCAGGTACACTCGAGGCAGGACAACGTGTCCGCGTATTAGGTGAAGCATACTCGCGTACCGACGAAGAAGATTCTCGCGTTTTAACCGTGGGAAGATTGTGGATTAGCGAGGCACGCTACTCGATCGAGCTGAACAGAGTTCCCGCGGGCAACTGGGTACTTATCGAAGGTATAGACAGGCCGATCGTAAAAACGAGCACCATTACCGATCTCAGTAATTCAGACGACTTACATATCTTCCGACCATTGAAGTTCAATACTCAGAGCGTGATCAAAATCGCGGTCGAACCTGTCAATCCATCAGAGTTACCAAAAATGTTAGACGGCCTGAGGAAAGTGAATAAAAGTTATCCATTGCTGGGCACGCGAGTCGAGGAGAGCGGCGAACACGTGGTCCTAGGCACCGGTGAATTGTACTTGGACTGCGCGATGCACGACCTGCGTCGTATGTATTCGGAAATCGATATAAAAGTAGCAGACCCGGTCGTTGCTTTCGCGGAGACGGTAGTAGAAACGAGTTCTCTCAAGTGTTTCGCCGAGACACCCAATAAACGGAACAAATTGACGATGATCGCCGAACCACTCGAGAGAGGCCTGGCCGAAGACATCGAGGCGGAACACGTTAAAATCACGTGGAACAAGTAAGTAGAAAAATTCTGTACCTCGCCAGTAGATCGTTTTTACGCGTTTATAGAAAgttaaaaaatgcaaaaatacacGGAATGCGCTTAGTgcgcaaaaatgtacaaaatatgcaaaatacgGTACTCCTTACAACGTATTTAGTGGGTGAAATTAAATTTTCGCTTAGGTTCTGTCTCTTTAGCTGTgtttataatagtataaattCGTACAAATATCCGCAGCCTATTTGTCGATATAGAAAATAGATTAGTACGTTAATGCAGGCTTCACGGGTATATAGCTTCATCAGAGAGGGTCGATCGACCCTGATAGGGAGTAAAGACACGGTTCGTACACGCAAGTCTGGGTTGCTCGGTATCGAGTCACGAAAGTTCCAAAAATCTCAAAACAAAATGTACTCGTCTTTGCAGAAAACGTCTAGGAGAATTTTTCCAGACGAAGTACGACTGGGATTTATTGGCGGCGCGAAGCATATGGGCGTTTGGTCCAGACGCCACGGGTCCTAATATTCTGGTCGACGATACTTTGCCATCGGAAGTAGATAAGACGTTATTGAACAGCGCCCGTGACGCCATCATTCAGGGTTTCCAGTGGGGTACGCGAGAAGGTCCTCTCTGCGAAGAACCGATTCGAAACGTCAAGTTCAAAATCCTGGACGCCGTGATTGCTCAAGAACCTCTTCATCGAGGAGGTATGTATTGTATTGTGTATTTGTTATCTCGGGGACTGCGTTCGAAACGGCACCGAAGTAAGAGGAGTACTGCAGTTTCGTTTTTTATTTCTCAATATTTTGTTTCTCGAGgtacattaaaatattttaagcaaAGTTCGAAAGCGCTCAGAATGCATATAccgtattaatattattaattaattattattaatcagCCAATAATATTTTTCTCCGACTTCGCTTGACTCCGTGAAGCGACGAAAAATAATTTCCACCTTTTTCTTATTGCGAACAACATTAATTTGTTTCGTTTTACAGGTGGTCAGATAATTCCGACGGCCAGAAGGGTAGCCTATTCTGCCTTCCTTATGGCAACGCCCAGATTGATGGAACCCTACTTGTTCGTCGAAGTTCAAGCGCCTGCGGATTGCGTGTCAGCAGTTTATACCGTGCTGGCTAAAAGAAGGGGCCACGTGACTCAAGACGCTCCCGTTCCCGGAAGTCCCTTGTATACCATCAAAGCATTCATCCCGGCAATCGATAGTTTCGGATTCGAAACTGACCTGCGAACCCATACGCAAGGCCAGGCGTTCTGCCTGTCCGTATTCCACCATTGGCAGATCGTGCCTGGCGATCCATTAGACAAAAGCATCACCATTCGACCACTGGAGCCACAGCCAGCTACGCACTTAGCTAGAGAGTTTATGTTGAAGACAAGGAGGCGAAAGGGACTTTCGGAAGACGTGTCTATCAACAAATTCTTCGACGATCCTATGTTACTGGAATTAGCCCGACAGGACGTTCTATTGAATTAcccgttataaaatataaccgTAGAGCAATTTCCTGTATAATTTTACTACCACAAGTTATCATTAAAGAATTAATTTTATACGAAAACCGCGTGTCTATCGATTTGTCACTTTCACCTGATTCCATTTCCACATCCCAATGCTCTATTGGCAAAAACATAAAATCTCCTTAAAAAAACGATTCAAAATTCTTAAATCGCTGTAAAGTCGTGAAAAATTAGACGCGTTTCCTGTATCGTAACGCCGTTACGAAGTACGAACTGTCCGcgatataaaataaagaacGTCCGATCTAACTATACGGCTATAAATAAGAGTATACtgttaaaatatgtatatagaacACATTCGAGGCCGCATTCGAAAGTAGATCGCAACATATGGACAAAGCTTTACTGTCCACCTACTTTCTTCAGAAATAGATCCACCGAACATCAAACTGCGACTCCTTTTAACGTCTAAAACAAAATCCAGGTATCATTCTAAAGGGTATCCGCCGTAAAATCGATTAACTCGTTTATCCAATCTTGGgaatattcttcgaatatcCGATACGTTTTACCATCTGCTATTAAAACGCTCAAATGTACTATTGATAAACGATTCGATTCTACTCATAGATATAGACAGAGTATCGTAATTAACAAATGCAAAACGAAGATCATAAATTTTGAAACCCTTAACCTACAACGTCGAATTAGACTCGTGGCTCACTGACTTCGACCCAAGCACGAAGAACACGTGCGAGAAAGGTGGTACGTCCTTCGGGCCAAACATAAACAACACGAGCATAAAATGTACGTTCTTCGGGCTACATGCGACAAACACTTTTTTCTCTTGGCCACATTCAGAACTTAAATTGTAGGGCAGGAGGttaaatatcgtataaataGGTGTAGCTAGCTGATACGTAGTTTAGTCTTTAGACGTGCGATTAACGCGACTTTCCGATCAGTGATTTGCCAGTGAAAATTATCGTATTAACCTTCGAAGTGCGAATCGCGAATTACGTACGTAAGAAAGTACAACGGTAGGTTCAGTTCGAACCCACATGTTCTGTATGTACATTCAAATTTGTACAATTTTCTCTCGCAAGTATCTTCGTTACACAAACAAACAAGAGGAAAGCACATATCGTCACTTGCCATTGATTGCGGTGTAAGTGAAAAACTGTCGATTTTAGAGGAGACGCTGTCTCGAAAGAAACACAGGCCACAAAGAAATCGTCGTGAGTCATTGGAACATCATAGGACCGATCGTAGGTAAGATATGCCACTACAATAACTAAACAAAATAATGACTGATAATGAGTCAGTGTTGTTGTAAAACTTGCAAACTGACAAAGCTACGAATACAACATACACCTTCTATTCGATGTAAGAAAGTTTTTAAATTTGTTGAATCGTCTCGCTATCAATGCCGAGCAAGTAAAAGCTAAAACTGCAAGTTACACGTTGAATCGCGCTAAGCCTGCTGCTTCGAAAATGACTCAACCATCGGATCGCGAAAGTTAGGTTACGATCGCAGCGGATACGTGTTCCCTAACGAATGATCGTTGCGACGAACGAAATATGCGAAGAAATGCATACACTCGTAGaaatctatatagtatatacgtaTCGATTACTTGGACGTATCGAGTTCATCGGAACGTTTACAGTCAGGACACGCATCCGCTGTAATCATAACCGCCTAGCCGTTTAAGCTTCACGAAATAGTCCCGGCGTGCAATATATCGTCCCATTTCATACGTTGACGAGACTGTCTCGCTTCTTAAGCGCTTATCGTTTACTCGTGAAATATCGAAGCCGTCCGTTTCTCCTCTCCAAAAATATCGCCATGTTCCGACGAAATTTCGTAAGAGAAAATCTAAAGCCAAAGAAATTAGCGAAAAAGCTAAAACGATCAGCGTACGTCGGAGATTCGAGACGGAAGATACAAGTGCGAGGCAGGCAGCGCGCGCAGTTTACAGGCGGAGCCGCAACTGCGCACAGTCGCATGGGTGGTCAAAGTGGACGGAGCCTGGCGCCATTTTACCAACTATAACCATGCCCATTCGTCCGCCCATCAGCGTCGATCGACCAGAGAGTCGTGCTGCTTCGATGGACGCAAAACCGGGTTCGCCCGGCGACTGTCTCTTTTCAAGGCGATGTCGTTATGAAGCGGTCTACCGCGTCGCCGCCGATCGATCAGTCGACTTCTCGtacttctctctctttctccccctCTGCTCTGTACTCGCGCTGGCGTACACGCATAACCGCGCTTCTTTTCGCTCGACTTTCGCGCTAAAATCGTACTTTCGAATAAAAATCGCCGACGATTATCGAAAAACGAGAGCTACGAACCTCGAGCGTCTAACCACGTCCCGTATGGCGCTACGATTTTCCACGATTACGTCGCGTCGTAGACTAAATTGTCTCTTCGAGACGTCGAGTCCGCATCGCCGAAATCGACACCGAAGCCCTTTCACGATGCTTCGTTGAGAAGAAATTAAAATCGAGTTCCGTCCAAGTCGGATAGACGCGGGCAAAGTCCAGGAAGATCGCGCGAGAAAACACGCGACGATGGGAGAATCGGTAATGAAAAGAATCGGAGAAACGCGCGAAAAGTACGCGGCGCGGCCAATCAGGGACATCTCGTTGGTTATTCGTTCTATAAATAGCgcaacaatttaaatttacaataGCGTGCGATCTGCCGGCGGGCGACACGCTGTTGGTGCGCAAGATATTTCTCGAATACGGTTCGGTGACTTTCGTAGCGCGTTATCGGCAGACGGCGTGCCTGTATGCGTAGCTATCGTAACTAGAATAACGCCTTTACGATCGCGCAGCCACGTTTGCCTCGTTTGCCAATCACGATTGCCTCGTTTCTTTGACACACAGGCCGAAGTTACGAAACCGGAGGCCTCGACGAATCGCTGATCGAACGCGTTTAATAAGCAGCTTCGTTACCGGTGTCCCATATTTATTAGCACGCAGTACCACCGTCACGTCCGTACGTATTTGTCGTACGCAGATTCGTCGCTGTAGATACCTGCGATGTTTCACAGGAAACGGATGGCGATCCGTAACTGTTGGAAAGCGGCTTTTTACGTCGAATGTACCGTGATCGTACCATATTAAAGGCATCTGGTAATTAGAGCGACATGGAAAGGGACATCGTACGGTCCATGGAGTTCCTCGCGCCGATTAAACGCGGGTAACCTGTACTTCGATCGCGTTCCTTTCCGATTCGAAAACGCGCTGGTTTCGGTTTATTCGAGCGTCCTAATCTCCGCTGAAGCATCCATCGCTGCTTCGTAGCGGACGAAGAAAGCGTCGTTTTCGCGAACAACGGACGCAAGGGGCGAAGAAGATACGTCGGGTACGAACCGTTGCTTTCGCGCGTCGGTGTACAATAGCGGGACGATCTACGGTCGATTTAGCTTCGAATCGATCAGTTCGTTCTTCAGCAGCTACGGGCGGACGCTGGACGATACAACGATTTCGCCGGGACTGCGATCGATCGACGAATCGATCGATGAATTCATCGACGAATCCGACGATCGAGGGATGCGAAAGGTGAAAACGTAAGCGGAGTACCAAGAGGAGGAGAAGGGGTGTTGAACAAGAAGAGGAAAGGTCGGAACGACCGAAAAGGACGAAGTCGGAAAAGGAAACCGGCTGGTTCGTCGACGCTCGCCGACGCTCGGCGTCGCTCGTGCGGCTCCGTCGCAGCGAGGCGGGGTTTAGGCGGGGTCGATACGAACAGTGCCCGTGTCTTCCCGTCGTTTCCGTGCAGCGTCGTTCTAATCGCACCGTATCGAAAAGTGGCAGCGGCTACCGCCGCAGTTCGGCGCCACCGCTGCACACACTCTCTCGTTGGCCTCTACCGCCGCctccgccgccaccgccgccaccGGATCCCCGATATCATCGTGCATCGTCGCACTCGTTCGAGAGTCGGCCGAGTGCACCGAATCGAGTCGTGGCCAGAGAGAGCGGTTACGTTACGTCGAGTCGCGAGACAAGACCCCGTGAGTCCTCGTGGAGGAGGAGGGCAGCGCGGAGGGGAGGATCGAGCGACAGA is a window of Bombus affinis isolate iyBomAffi1 chromosome 12, iyBomAffi1.2, whole genome shotgun sequence DNA encoding:
- the LOC126922682 gene encoding 116 kDa U5 small nuclear ribonucleoprotein component: MDADLYDEFGNYIGPDLASDSEDENEYGNAGDDAEDRERSDEEMEEDRDEVREQSEQGNSMAVVLHEDKRYYPSALEVYGPEVETLVQEEDAQPLDKPLIAPTRRPKFQIKQQQLPETTYSIEFLADMMDAPHLIRNVVLLGHLHHGKTTLVDCLVRQTHPYLHSVTDEKPLRYTDTLFTEQQRGVSTKATPVTLLLQDVKSKSYLLNIFDTPGHVNFSDEATAAIRLSDGAVLIVDAAEGVMLNTERLLKHALQEKLALTVCINKIDRLILELKLPPLDAYYKLRHIIEEINGLIALYSDSENPSFVSPAIGNVCFASSEYNVCFTLKSFAALYAKIHPSLNANEFSKRLWGDIYFNSKTRKFTKKPPHNTAQRSFIEFILEPLYKIFAQVVGDVDTTLPDVLDELGIRLTSEEMKMNIRPLLRLVCTRFLGDMCGLVDMCVAHVPSPQSHAPVKVQHVYTGSMDSSLAQDMINCDPDGRLMIHSTKMYPTEDCTLFVVLGRVMSGTLEAGQRVRVLGEAYSRTDEEDSRVLTVGRLWISEARYSIELNRVPAGNWVLIEGIDRPIVKTSTITDLSNSDDLHIFRPLKFNTQSVIKIAVEPVNPSELPKMLDGLRKVNKSYPLLGTRVEESGEHVVLGTGELYLDCAMHDLRRMYSEIDIKVADPVVAFAETVVETSSLKCFAETPNKRNKLTMIAEPLERGLAEDIEAEHVKITWNKKRLGEFFQTKYDWDLLAARSIWAFGPDATGPNILVDDTLPSEVDKTLLNSARDAIIQGFQWGTREGPLCEEPIRNVKFKILDAVIAQEPLHRGGGQIIPTARRVAYSAFLMATPRLMEPYLFVEVQAPADCVSAVYTVLAKRRGHVTQDAPVPGSPLYTIKAFIPAIDSFGFETDLRTHTQGQAFCLSVFHHWQIVPGDPLDKSITIRPLEPQPATHLAREFMLKTRRRKGLSEDVSINKFFDDPMLLELARQDVLLNYPL